GACGATTAGCGCTCCGTGTGGCTGAACATCACTGCATCGGTCTTGATCCCGTTCACTGACCCGAGCTGCCGCACGTCCCCCAGCGCCTCCCCTTCGTAGCGGATCACATAGGTATGCGTGCCCGGCTTGAAGGCGTAGGCATGCGTGATGTCGATGGTATGCGCGTGCGCCGAGTGCGGCGCCAGCTCGACGTAGTCGTCCAGGCCCAGGGGCCCGCGCTTGACCATGCGCCCGGTGTAGGGCACCTGGGCGTCGCCGGGATGCTCGCGCAGGTCGAACAGGCGGCGCGCCAGCTCGGTATCGGAAGCGATCTCCCGCGGCAGGCCGACGCGCCGCTCGCCGCGGTTCTCGATCCTGAAAGTCACCAGCACCTTGTCATGCCTGGCGTCGACGCTCAGGCTCGCATGCACATTCATCGTCTCTCCTTTTTCGGCGCCGGCAGCGCCGGCGGCAAGCGCTGCCAGCAGCACGGCAGCCATTGTGGTTCGTCTAAGTCTGTTCATCGCTGTCTCCGGCCACGTTCACCCCGACCCACTTGCGTACCGTACCGTCGATATTAAACAGGGGGAAGGCGCGGCCCCGGCAGCGTCGCCAGCCGCCGCCCGGGATACGCAGGCGGTAGCCGATGTCGATCGGGCCGCGCCGCGCCACCGCGTTCTTCCATTCCCGCATGACCACGGGACGGTCGTCTGGGTGGAGCGCATCGAGCCAGCCCTCGCCCATCCATTCCTCGACACGCTGGCCGGTGACGTTGCGCCAGCTCGGCGAGTCGGTCACGACCCTGCCCTCGGCATCGGTTTCCCACACGGCCAGCGCCAGGTCGCCGAGCAGCTCGCGCAGGCGGGTCTCGTTCTCGCGCAGCGCCTCCTCGGTGCGCTTCAGGTCATCGATGTCCATCACGACCACCGTCAGCTCGCCGGTGGCGCCGCCCTGGTCGTCGCTGACCGGCGCGGAAGCGACCTGGGTCCAGGTCTCGCGGCCGTCGTCCTGGCGGTACAGCATCTCGATGCCGGGCACCACCCGCTCGCCGCGCATCGCACGTGCGCCGGGAAAATCCTCGAAGGCGACCGGGCTCCCGTCCGCGCGCCAGGCGCGCCAGCGCGGGCCGCGGTCGCGATCGCGCGAGGGCATGAGGCCGGTCGGCAGGTAGCGATGCATGATCCGGTTCGCCATCAGGGCCGTCCCGGCGGCGCTGTAGACCCCGACTCCGACCGGCAGGCTCTCGAACATCGTGTGCAGCCGGGCCTCGCTTTCGCGCAGCAGTTCCTCGTCGCGCTTGCGGCGGGTGATGTCGACCACCGCCCCGAACCATTCGACGATGCCGCCACCGGCGTCGAGCAGCGGGATCGCGCGCGAAAACGTCCAGGCAATGGCGCCATCCTTGCCGATCACGCGGTGCTCGCATTCGAAGGGGCGGCGCCCGGCGATGGCGCGTGCGATCTCGGCCTGCACCCTGGGACGCTCGTCGACGGGGATATAGGTATCGAGCCAGCCGTCGCTGGGCGTGCCGGTGGTGGCCAGGAAGTCCCTGCCTTCCAGGCTGCGCATCTGGCGCCAGTCGGCGCTCATCCGGTACAGCACGTCCGAGCTGGCCGTGACGAACAGGCGGAACCGTTCCTCGCTCTTGCGCAGCGCCTCCTCGGCGGCGCGGCGGCCGGTGATGTCGAAGAAGGTCATCACCGCGCCGTCGATGCGGTGCTCGATGGTGCGGTAGGGATGCACGCGCACGATGTAGTCGCGCCCGTCCTTGCTGCGCACCTCGCGCTCCATTGCCTGCAGGGTGACGAAGACCTCGGCCGCGTCCTCGGCCAGGCGCGGATAGTCGAGCCGGGTGGTGATGTGGTGCAGCGGCCGCCCGAGGTCCGCCGGGATCACGTTGAAGAACCCGGCGACGCGCGGCGTGTAGCGCAGGATGCGCATCTCGCGGTCGAGGAAGATGGTGGCGACGTCGCTCGATGCGACCAGGTTGACCAGGTCGTCGTGGGCCTTGGCGGTTTCCGTGGCGCGGCGCTGCAGCTCGCTATTGGAGGCGCTCAGTTCCTGGTTGGCCGACAGCAGGCTGGCGCGGCTGCGCTCCAGCTCCGCCGCGGAGCTGCGCAGCTCCTCGACCGTGGTCTGCATTTCCTCGCTGTAGAGGCGCATCTCCTTGCCGGCCGTCTCGGCCTGCTCGATGGTCTCGCGCAGCTGCCGGCGGGTCCGGTGCAGCTCCTCGTCGAGCTGGCGCAGCATCGCCTGGTCCTGCGGCGATGCCGGCGCCGCCTGCGGCGCGGCGTCCGGCAGCTCGACGAAGCGGACCAGCACCAGGCCGCCTTCGGCATGCGGATCCTGGAAGGGCAGCACCTGCAAGTCCACCGTGCACGCTTTCCCCGCTCGCTCGCAGCGCAGTGCGCCGGTGGCGGCCTGGCGTCCCGTCTGACGGGCCTGGAACAGGGCGACCCGCAAGGCCAGCTGCAGCTCCGGCGGCAGCAGCCGGGCCAGTTCGCGGGTCGGCTCGCCGCCGGCCTGGCGCAGGAAGTCCACGGCCTGCTCGGAGATGTGCAGGATGTCCCCTTCCGCATCCAGCAGGACGCTGGGCGGGGCCAGCTCGGCCGCCTTGTGCAGGTGGATATCGGCGAAGGAAAACAGGCGCCCGCGCCGCATCGCGGAGGCCGCCGGTTCCGGACCGGCTGGCGGCGCGGCGGGCTGGGGACCGGTTGCCATGGCCGGCGTGGCCGCTGCACGGCGCGGCGCCGGCACGGCCGGTGCGTGGACGACCCGCGCGACATGCCGGGCCCGGTAGATCTTCTGCGCCGCGTCGACCGGCACGAACAGGTCGGTGGCCGCCTCCACCGACTCGGCGCTGCCCAGCATCAGGTAGCCGCCGGGGTTCAGCGCGAAGTGGAACTGCTGCAGCAGATGGCGGTGCATCTCGCGGTTCAGGTAGATCAGGAAGTTGCGGCAGCTGATCAGGTCGAGGCGCGAGAAGGCCGGCTCCTGCAGCAGGTTGTGGCGGGCGAACAGGACATGGTCGCGCAGGCTCTTGCGCACCTTGTATTGCTCGCCCTCGCGGGTGAACCAGCGCTCCAGCTGCGGCGCGGGCACGGATTCGGTGATCGATGCCGGATACAGGCCGGCGCGCGCCACCTCGATCGCATGCTCGTCGATGTCGGAGGCGAACAGCTGCCACTGGCGGTCCTCGTCGCCGTGCGCGGCCTGGCCCGCCAGCAGCATGGCGACCGTGTAGGCTTCCTCGCCGGTCGAACAGGCGGCCACCCAGGCGCGCAGCGGCGCGCGGCCGGTCTGGAACAGGTCCGGCAGCGCCACCCGGTCGAGCGCCTCGAAGGCCTCGCGGTCGCGGTAGAAGCTGGTCACGCCGATCAGGAGGTCCTTCAGCAGCGCGTGCGCTTCGGCCGAATCCTTCCGCAGCAGCTGGTAATAGCCGGCCAGGTCGGGCGCGGCGCGCACCTGCAGGCGCCGCTCCAGCCGGCGCAGCACGGTCGGTCGCCGGTAGTGCGTGAAATCGTGGCCGGTGCGCTCATGCAGCACGGCCAGCACGTCGCGCAGGGCCACCTCGGGACGCGGCCCCAGGTCGAGCGGCACGCCGTCGAGCCGGGTGCCGGCGCTGGCCTTGCGGCGGATCGCCAGCATGGTGTCGCGCAGTTCGACCAGCTTGTGCGGCATCTGGTCCGCCTTCAGCACGAAATCGGCCATGCCGGATTCGATGGCCGAGCGCGGCATGCTGCCGTGTTCTGCGTCGCCCGGCAGCTGCACGATGGTCACGCCGCCCATCTCCTTGATGCGGCCCAGGCCGGCGGTGCCGTCCGAGCCCATCCCGGACAGCACGATGCCGATCGCATACTCGCGGTGCGCCTCGGCCAGCGTGTGCAGGAAGATGTCGATCGCGACCACGCGGCCGCCGCTGCGGTCCAGGCGGTCGAGCACCAGCTCGCCGTCGCGCATGCCGAGGCTGCGGTCGGGCGGGATCACGTAGACCTTGTCGGGCAGCACCGGCATGGTGTGGGTGACCTGCACCACCGGCATGTCGGTCGCGCTCTGCAGCAGGCGGTCGGCGTTGCTCGGCTCGTCCGCGGCCAGGTGCAGGATGACCACCAGCGCCATGCCGGGGCTGGGCGGCATGTTCTGCAGCAGCGTCATCAGGGCCGGATAGCCGCCCGCCGAGGCGCCGATGCCGACCACCGGAAAGGGCACGCGGCCGGGCCGCTTTTCGATCTCCATGCCGTGACATTAACGCAAGCGGCATGGTATCGGGCGCACAGCTCAGTCGCT
This window of the Massilia sp. WG5 genome carries:
- a CDS encoding CheR family methyltransferase; protein product: MEIEKRPGRVPFPVVGIGASAGGYPALMTLLQNMPPSPGMALVVILHLAADEPSNADRLLQSATDMPVVQVTHTMPVLPDKVYVIPPDRSLGMRDGELVLDRLDRSGGRVVAIDIFLHTLAEAHREYAIGIVLSGMGSDGTAGLGRIKEMGGVTIVQLPGDAEHGSMPRSAIESGMADFVLKADQMPHKLVELRDTMLAIRRKASAGTRLDGVPLDLGPRPEVALRDVLAVLHERTGHDFTHYRRPTVLRRLERRLQVRAAPDLAGYYQLLRKDSAEAHALLKDLLIGVTSFYRDREAFEALDRVALPDLFQTGRAPLRAWVAACSTGEEAYTVAMLLAGQAAHGDEDRQWQLFASDIDEHAIEVARAGLYPASITESVPAPQLERWFTREGEQYKVRKSLRDHVLFARHNLLQEPAFSRLDLISCRNFLIYLNREMHRHLLQQFHFALNPGGYLMLGSAESVEAATDLFVPVDAAQKIYRARHVARVVHAPAVPAPRRAAATPAMATGPQPAAPPAGPEPAASAMRRGRLFSFADIHLHKAAELAPPSVLLDAEGDILHISEQAVDFLRQAGGEPTRELARLLPPELQLALRVALFQARQTGRQAATGALRCERAGKACTVDLQVLPFQDPHAEGGLVLVRFVELPDAAPQAAPASPQDQAMLRQLDEELHRTRRQLRETIEQAETAGKEMRLYSEEMQTTVEELRSSAAELERSRASLLSANQELSASNSELQRRATETAKAHDDLVNLVASSDVATIFLDREMRILRYTPRVAGFFNVIPADLGRPLHHITTRLDYPRLAEDAAEVFVTLQAMEREVRSKDGRDYIVRVHPYRTIEHRIDGAVMTFFDITGRRAAEEALRKSEERFRLFVTASSDVLYRMSADWRQMRSLEGRDFLATTGTPSDGWLDTYIPVDERPRVQAEIARAIAGRRPFECEHRVIGKDGAIAWTFSRAIPLLDAGGGIVEWFGAVVDITRRKRDEELLRESEARLHTMFESLPVGVGVYSAAGTALMANRIMHRYLPTGLMPSRDRDRGPRWRAWRADGSPVAFEDFPGARAMRGERVVPGIEMLYRQDDGRETWTQVASAPVSDDQGGATGELTVVVMDIDDLKRTEEALRENETRLRELLGDLALAVWETDAEGRVVTDSPSWRNVTGQRVEEWMGEGWLDALHPDDRPVVMREWKNAVARRGPIDIGYRLRIPGGGWRRCRGRAFPLFNIDGTVRKWVGVNVAGDSDEQT